In the Adlercreutzia equolifaciens DSM 19450 genome, one interval contains:
- the murA gene encoding UDP-N-acetylglucosamine 1-carboxyvinyltransferase: MNQEVIIVRGNHTLKGDVRVSGAKNSALKLMAASILGQGETILHNVPLISDIELMSEVLARLGATVVREGHTLRINTADVDSCETPYELVSKMRASISVLGPLIGRFGEARVAMPGGCQIGARKIDMHLVGLEALGVAFDVDHGVLAATTPNGLRGTHVYLEFPSVGATENMLMAAVTAEGHTAIENAACEPEIEDLANMLNAMGARVAGAGTSLIEIEGVPLSTLHPCEHTTVGDRIEAGTFLAGGALTGGPLTVHGIDPAFLRMAIMKLRAMGCDVETGDDWITVRREEPLSSVDIQTLPHPGFPTDLQAQFMLLAALADDVSVITENVFENRFMFAAELMRMGADVTLDDHHAIVRGVDHLEGAPVSSTDLRAGAALVLAGIVADGETSVHHLEHIDRGYEDYVGKLASLGADIRRVSADSLR, encoded by the coding sequence ATGAACCAGGAAGTCATCATCGTTCGGGGAAACCATACCCTCAAAGGCGACGTGCGCGTCTCCGGCGCCAAGAACTCGGCCTTGAAGCTCATGGCCGCGTCCATTCTGGGACAGGGGGAGACGATCCTGCACAACGTGCCGCTCATTTCCGATATCGAACTTATGAGCGAGGTGCTCGCGCGTCTGGGCGCCACCGTGGTGCGCGAGGGGCATACCCTGCGCATAAACACTGCCGACGTCGACAGCTGCGAGACGCCCTACGAGCTCGTCTCGAAGATGCGCGCCTCCATCTCGGTGCTGGGGCCGCTCATCGGGCGTTTCGGCGAGGCGCGGGTGGCCATGCCCGGCGGCTGCCAGATTGGCGCCCGCAAGATCGACATGCACCTGGTGGGCTTGGAGGCCCTGGGCGTTGCGTTCGATGTGGATCACGGCGTTCTGGCCGCCACGACGCCGAACGGCCTGCGCGGCACCCACGTGTACCTCGAGTTCCCCTCGGTGGGCGCCACGGAGAACATGCTCATGGCCGCCGTGACCGCCGAGGGTCACACGGCCATCGAGAACGCCGCCTGCGAGCCCGAGATCGAGGATCTGGCGAACATGCTCAACGCCATGGGCGCGCGCGTGGCCGGCGCCGGCACCTCGCTCATCGAGATCGAGGGCGTGCCGCTCTCGACGCTCCACCCCTGCGAGCATACGACGGTGGGGGACCGCATCGAGGCGGGCACCTTCCTCGCCGGCGGCGCGCTTACCGGAGGCCCTCTCACCGTGCACGGCATCGACCCCGCCTTTTTGCGCATGGCCATCATGAAGCTTCGGGCCATGGGCTGCGATGTGGAAACCGGCGACGATTGGATCACCGTGCGCCGCGAGGAGCCCCTGTCCTCCGTGGACATCCAGACGCTGCCGCACCCCGGGTTTCCCACCGATCTCCAAGCTCAGTTCATGCTGCTGGCGGCCCTGGCCGATGACGTGTCGGTCATCACGGAGAACGTCTTCGAGAACCGCTTCATGTTCGCCGCCGAGCTCATGCGCATGGGGGCCGACGTGACGTTGGACGACCACCACGCCATCGTGCGCGGCGTCGATCATTTGGAGGGGGCGCCCGTGTCCTCCACCGATCTGCGGGCGGGCGCGGCCCTCGTGCTCGCGGGTATCGTGGCCGACGGCGAGACGAGTGTGCATCACCTCGAGCACATCGACCGCGGCTATGAGGACTACGTGGGCAAGCTGGCCTCCCTCGGCGCCGACATCCGTCGCGTGTCCGCGGATTCTCTCCGCTAG
- the sppA gene encoding signal peptide peptidase SppA: protein MSDQNQWQNAAWGAPLGGAPSSGGPSAGQGPAAPAQPAASQPAAPGAAPRATSQPQPQANPYGYGAPQPRPSYAGQPQGAYAAQAQAQPAAAYAVPAQQPKRRGWIVGLAAVLTVLILGVATIGSCTSVFTSSMGAFSYESPSWADTVTGDTVGIINISGTIQYDGTTSSPEGLKSQLDAAEQNPHIKAVVLRVNSGGGVATAGEEMSTYIRDFSKPVVVSSASINASAAYMISSQADYIFTDKTTSIGSIGVIMSVTDLSGLYEKLGISVENITSADAKDSGAGNRPLTEEERAWYQDQVDQINEVFINFVAEGRDMPVEDVRALATGLTFTGMDAVENGLADELGTLETAVAKACELAGIADADTVYLQSSTSDLSRLLDIMGTEDSLDVSGTLKELENRVGLE, encoded by the coding sequence ATGAGCGATCAGAACCAATGGCAGAACGCCGCCTGGGGCGCACCGCTTGGGGGCGCCCCGTCCTCGGGCGGCCCGTCGGCGGGGCAAGGGCCGGCTGCCCCAGCGCAGCCGGCCGCTTCCCAGCCCGCGGCCCCGGGAGCTGCCCCTCGGGCGACCTCGCAGCCGCAGCCGCAAGCGAATCCCTACGGCTACGGAGCCCCCCAGCCGCGCCCGTCCTATGCGGGCCAGCCGCAAGGTGCCTATGCGGCCCAGGCCCAGGCCCAGCCGGCTGCCGCCTATGCGGTGCCGGCCCAGCAGCCCAAGCGCCGCGGCTGGATCGTCGGTCTGGCCGCCGTGCTGACGGTGCTCATCTTGGGGGTGGCCACCATCGGGTCGTGCACCTCGGTGTTCACCAGTTCCATGGGGGCCTTCTCCTACGAGTCGCCCTCCTGGGCCGACACGGTTACCGGAGACACTGTGGGCATCATCAACATCAGCGGCACCATCCAGTACGACGGCACCACCTCAAGCCCCGAGGGACTTAAAAGCCAGCTGGACGCCGCCGAGCAGAACCCGCACATCAAGGCGGTCGTGCTGCGCGTGAACTCCGGCGGCGGCGTGGCCACGGCCGGCGAGGAGATGAGCACCTACATCCGCGACTTCTCCAAGCCCGTGGTGGTCTCGAGCGCCTCCATCAACGCGAGTGCCGCCTACATGATCTCGTCCCAGGCCGACTACATCTTCACTGACAAGACGACCTCCATCGGCTCCATCGGTGTCATCATGTCGGTGACCGACCTGTCGGGGCTCTACGAGAAGCTGGGCATCTCCGTCGAGAACATCACCTCGGCCGATGCCAAGGACTCCGGCGCCGGCAACCGCCCGCTCACCGAGGAGGAGCGCGCCTGGTACCAGGATCAGGTCGATCAGATCAACGAGGTGTTCATCAACTTCGTCGCCGAGGGCCGCGACATGCCGGTGGAAGACGTGCGCGCGCTGGCCACGGGCCTTACGTTCACCGGCATGGACGCCGTGGAAAACGGACTGGCCGACGAGCTGGGAACGCTTGAGACCGCCGTGGCCAAGGCCTGCGAGCTGGCCGGTATTGCCGATGCTGATACCGTGTATCTGCAGTCGTCCACGAGCGATTTGTCGCGCCTTCTGGATATCATGGGCACCGAAGATTCGCTGGACGTTTCCGGGACACTGAAGGAGTTGGAGAATCGTGTCGGACTTGAATAG
- the tsf gene encoding translation elongation factor Ts: protein MANITASMVKELREMTGAGMMECKKALAEAEGDMEKAVDVLRTRGLAAVAKKAGRATNEGTVMAIVNDACTTGAVVELNCETDFVGMNEKFKAYAEKIAKAALAAKPADVEALKAAVIDGETVEDVVTDCIHVMGENTQLARVAVVDAQAVSAYIHGGGKIGVLVTFNVEGIDPASDAFQKCGRDIAMQVAALNPVSATREDVPADVAAHEMEIYKAQAAESGKPEAIQEKIALGRMDKFYKENCLAEQDFVKNPDLTVAQYADECAKEMGGKIAITGFVRFALGE from the coding sequence ATGGCTAACATCACCGCTTCCATGGTGAAGGAGCTCCGCGAGATGACCGGCGCGGGCATGATGGAGTGCAAGAAGGCCCTGGCCGAGGCCGAGGGCGATATGGAGAAGGCCGTCGACGTGCTGCGCACCCGCGGTCTCGCCGCCGTGGCCAAGAAGGCCGGGCGCGCCACCAACGAGGGCACCGTCATGGCCATCGTGAACGATGCGTGCACCACCGGCGCCGTGGTCGAGCTGAACTGCGAGACCGACTTCGTGGGCATGAACGAGAAGTTCAAGGCCTACGCCGAGAAGATCGCCAAGGCGGCGCTCGCCGCCAAGCCGGCCGACGTGGAGGCTCTCAAGGCCGCCGTCATCGATGGCGAGACCGTCGAGGACGTGGTCACCGACTGCATCCATGTGATGGGCGAGAACACGCAGCTGGCCCGCGTGGCCGTGGTGGACGCCCAGGCCGTGTCCGCCTACATCCACGGCGGCGGCAAGATCGGCGTTCTGGTGACCTTCAACGTCGAGGGCATCGATCCGGCCTCCGACGCCTTCCAGAAGTGCGGCCGCGACATCGCCATGCAGGTGGCCGCTCTGAACCCCGTGTCCGCCACCCGCGAGGACGTGCCCGCCGACGTGGCCGCCCACGAGATGGAGATCTACAAGGCCCAGGCCGCCGAGTCCGGCAAGCCCGAGGCCATCCAGGAGAAGATCGCGCTCGGCCGCATGGACAAGTTCTACAAGGAGAACTGCCTCGCCGAGCAGGACTTCGTGAAGAACCCCGACCTCACGGTGGCCCAGTACGCCGATGAGTGCGCCAAGGAGATGGGCGGGAAGATCGCCATCACCGGTTTCGTGCGCTTCGCTCTGGGCGAGTAG
- a CDS encoding desulfoferrodoxin family protein: MDVKFYKCMHCGNIAVKVFDAGVPLVCCGEKMVELVAGSQDAALEKHVPAVEVEGNKVVVNVGSVDHPMLEEHWIQFICLVTDKGYQIHPLAPGEAPHAEFVIAEGETPLKVYEHCNLHGLWVTEI, translated from the coding sequence ATGGACGTGAAATTCTACAAGTGCATGCATTGCGGCAACATTGCCGTTAAGGTCTTCGACGCGGGCGTGCCGCTGGTGTGCTGCGGCGAGAAGATGGTTGAGCTGGTCGCCGGCTCCCAGGACGCCGCCCTGGAGAAGCACGTGCCCGCCGTCGAGGTCGAGGGCAACAAGGTCGTCGTGAACGTCGGCTCGGTGGATCATCCCATGCTGGAGGAGCACTGGATCCAGTTCATCTGCCTGGTGACCGACAAGGGCTACCAGATTCACCCGCTCGCCCCGGGCGAGGCGCCCCACGCCGAGTTCGTCATCGCCGAGGGCGAGACGCCGCTCAAGGTCTACGAGCACTGCAACCTCCACGGCCTGTGGGTGACCGAGATCTAA
- the rpsB gene encoding 30S ribosomal protein S2, whose product MTKVSITTLLDAGAHFGHQTRRWNPKMKPYIFGNRGDIYIIDLKQTLYGLDAAYTFVSNLTRKGGTVLFVGTKKQAQEAVSEAANRCGMPYVNARWLGGMLTNFATIRTRVKRMEELEAMDADGRMALLPKKEQILLHKELAKLQTNLNGIRNMKKVPDAIFVIDTNREGIALHEAHRLNIPVVGTLDTNCDPDDVDYGIPANDDAIRSVRLLADFMADAVIAGTGADVTAAEMAGEAAAADAVAEVAVEAAADVAEGAGAEVVADVVADAE is encoded by the coding sequence ATGACGAAAGTCAGCATTACCACGCTGCTCGATGCCGGTGCGCACTTCGGGCATCAGACCCGCCGCTGGAACCCGAAGATGAAGCCGTACATCTTCGGCAATCGCGGCGATATCTACATCATCGACCTCAAGCAGACCCTCTACGGGCTCGATGCCGCCTACACCTTCGTGAGCAACCTCACCCGCAAGGGCGGCACCGTGCTGTTCGTGGGCACCAAGAAGCAGGCCCAGGAGGCCGTCTCCGAGGCCGCCAACCGCTGCGGCATGCCCTATGTGAACGCCCGCTGGCTCGGCGGTATGCTCACCAACTTCGCCACCATCCGCACCCGCGTGAAGCGCATGGAGGAGCTGGAGGCCATGGATGCCGACGGCCGCATGGCGCTGCTTCCCAAGAAGGAGCAGATCCTGCTGCACAAGGAGCTCGCGAAGCTGCAGACCAACCTCAACGGCATCCGCAACATGAAGAAGGTGCCCGACGCTATCTTCGTGATCGACACCAACCGCGAGGGCATCGCCCTGCACGAGGCTCATCGTCTGAACATCCCCGTGGTGGGCACGCTCGACACCAACTGCGATCCGGATGACGTCGATTACGGCATTCCGGCCAACGACGACGCCATCCGCTCCGTGCGCCTGCTCGCCGACTTCATGGCCGACGCCGTCATCGCCGGCACCGGTGCCGATGTGACCGCCGCCGAGATGGCCGGCGAGGCCGCTGCCGCCGACGCCGTGGCCGAGGTGGCCGTCGAGGCCGCCGCCGACGTGGCCGAGGGCGCTGGCGCCGAGGTCGTTGCCGACGTGGTCGCTGACGCCGAGTAA
- a CDS encoding class I tRNA ligase family protein: MSDLNSRERVEWPARAVVTAGMPYGNKPLHFGHIGGVFVPADAFARFLRDRIGAENVRFVSGTDCFGSPINEGYRKLKEAGEFEGSIADYVLANHERQKATLEAFQVSLDIYEGSGIGHAGDVHQMISDQFIERLHESGHLKLDSTLQFYDAEAGTFLNGRQVQGHCPVQGCKSEHAYADECDLGHQYAPVDLIAPVSTLTGTVPEMRPVENWYFDLPGFEDFLKGYVRELEADDEVRPVVTKAIAEFLAPPVIFVKNEHLEEYEAMAAELPPHEFRPAEGNKQSFEIEFASIGERDAARDALAAAGLRFRTSKTLVPFRITGNIEWGVRAPVIDGVEGLTVWCWPESLWAPISFTITINDEQGMPRTSWRDFWCSDDARVYQFIGQDNLYFYGVAQPALWEALRPGGLFAEGPDSQMRQTTLVANHHMLFGKKKASSSGAVKPPTGEELLEHYTPEQLRAHFLALGLDQKSVGFSPKPFDPDPAKRDDPRYADPVLKEGALLTNVFNRLARSCFYEAQKNFDGCMPLGTVTPEVRRRAFEALLDYEERMHKVELHRVMSVCDEFIRWSNKWWADGIKAAEASEDADARRQVLVDSFYLLRMATLLMHPIVPVGCEKICDYLSFDFGDFFSWNYDFDSNDELCPAIEIDAGAHRIHELPPRFDFFRKHESQYK, from the coding sequence GTGTCGGACTTGAATAGCAGAGAGCGGGTCGAGTGGCCCGCCCGCGCCGTGGTGACGGCGGGCATGCCCTACGGGAACAAGCCCTTGCACTTCGGCCACATCGGCGGCGTGTTCGTGCCCGCCGACGCCTTCGCGCGCTTTCTGCGCGACCGCATCGGCGCCGAGAACGTCCGTTTCGTCTCCGGTACCGACTGCTTCGGCAGCCCCATCAACGAGGGCTACCGCAAGCTTAAGGAGGCCGGCGAGTTCGAGGGCTCCATCGCCGACTACGTGCTCGCCAACCACGAGCGCCAGAAGGCGACCCTTGAGGCCTTCCAGGTGAGTCTGGACATCTACGAGGGCAGCGGCATCGGGCACGCGGGCGACGTGCACCAGATGATCTCCGATCAGTTCATCGAGCGCCTGCACGAGAGCGGCCACTTGAAGCTGGACTCCACCCTGCAGTTCTACGACGCCGAGGCCGGCACCTTCCTGAACGGTCGCCAGGTGCAGGGCCACTGCCCCGTGCAGGGCTGCAAGTCGGAGCACGCCTATGCCGACGAGTGCGATCTGGGGCATCAGTACGCGCCGGTGGACCTCATCGCCCCGGTGTCCACGCTCACGGGCACCGTCCCCGAGATGCGCCCCGTGGAGAACTGGTACTTCGACCTGCCCGGGTTCGAGGACTTCCTGAAGGGCTACGTGCGCGAGCTTGAGGCCGACGACGAGGTGCGCCCGGTGGTGACCAAGGCCATCGCCGAGTTTCTGGCCCCGCCCGTGATCTTCGTGAAGAACGAGCACTTGGAAGAGTACGAGGCCATGGCCGCCGAGCTGCCGCCCCACGAGTTCCGTCCCGCCGAGGGCAACAAGCAATCCTTCGAGATAGAGTTCGCCTCCATCGGCGAGCGCGACGCCGCCCGCGACGCGCTGGCTGCGGCCGGCCTGCGCTTCCGCACCTCGAAGACGCTCGTGCCCTTCCGCATCACCGGCAACATCGAGTGGGGCGTGCGCGCTCCCGTCATCGACGGCGTGGAGGGGCTCACGGTGTGGTGCTGGCCCGAATCGCTGTGGGCGCCCATCTCGTTCACCATCACGATCAACGACGAGCAGGGGATGCCGCGCACGAGCTGGCGCGACTTCTGGTGCTCCGACGACGCGCGGGTCTACCAGTTCATCGGCCAGGACAACCTGTACTTCTACGGTGTGGCCCAGCCGGCGCTGTGGGAGGCTTTGCGCCCGGGCGGTCTGTTCGCCGAGGGCCCCGATTCGCAGATGCGCCAGACCACGCTCGTGGCGAACCACCATATGCTGTTCGGCAAGAAGAAGGCCTCCTCGTCGGGCGCGGTGAAGCCGCCCACGGGCGAGGAGCTGCTGGAGCACTACACGCCCGAGCAGCTGCGCGCCCACTTCCTGGCGCTCGGGCTCGACCAGAAATCCGTCGGCTTTTCCCCCAAGCCCTTCGATCCGGATCCGGCCAAGCGCGACGATCCGCGCTACGCCGATCCGGTGCTCAAGGAGGGGGCGCTGCTCACCAACGTGTTCAACCGCCTCGCCCGCAGCTGCTTCTACGAGGCGCAGAAGAATTTCGACGGCTGCATGCCCTTAGGGACAGTGACGCCCGAGGTGCGCCGTCGCGCCTTCGAGGCGCTGCTCGACTACGAGGAGCGCATGCACAAGGTGGAGCTGCACCGCGTGATGTCGGTGTGCGACGAGTTCATCCGCTGGTCGAACAAGTGGTGGGCCGATGGCATCAAGGCCGCCGAGGCGTCCGAGGATGCGGATGCGCGGCGCCAGGTACTGGTGGACTCGTTCTACCTGCTGCGCATGGCGACGCTGCTCATGCATCCCATTGTGCCGGTCGGTTGCGAGAAGATCTGCGACTACCTGAGCTTCGACTTCGGTGACTTCTTCAGCTGGAACTACGACTTCGATTCCAACGACGAGCTGTGCCCGGCCATTGAGATCGATGCCGGCGCCCATCGCATCCACGAGCTCCCTCCGCGCTTCGATTTCTTCCGCAAGCACGAGAGCCAGTACAAGTAA
- a CDS encoding LCP family protein codes for MALHGKKAPSASQTRRVSRRVNDSMIGSHVERGSSARGRHAAGADRPARVDFSDGRRSRRADRGMVDQVDVGATSGESDSDYARRRARRSYAEEIQAKGRRRKMIFFGAVALLVVVVAVVAGTAAFFAWSDSQLSLGDSNAKEALAAPEEGAPYYALLAADLAKNTAAPSASDEAYLAVRIDEGARTLTFISLPPSVSVELSDGERHALRDAASVGGDAELLRAAGSLLGVQFAHFASTDAEGLASLVDLVGGVPVELSEEVDDPRAGIHVLAAGAQTLDGAQALTLLRAANYSDAMGTQAKMRALFTVNLAERATSGEGLSFPSVIADGAPFVSTDWTSGQLISLGDALSPLTEATVYAAVVPGRLTTSDEGEETYEVSDEDLAAMMEAVNAGNSPESFEGNLANVDRSLVTVEVRNGSGIQGAAARCGELLTSAGYDVKSVGNVDDGTVYPETLVIYKDEAFEIAAKAIVSDLSAGRVVNGGDFYTFDTNVLVIIGTDWIG; via the coding sequence ATGGCACTGCATGGCAAAAAGGCCCCTTCGGCCTCCCAGACCCGTCGCGTCTCCCGACGCGTGAACGATTCCATGATTGGCTCCCATGTGGAGCGCGGCTCCTCCGCTCGGGGGCGGCACGCTGCCGGCGCCGACCGTCCGGCCCGCGTCGACTTCTCCGACGGACGCCGCAGCCGCCGAGCCGACCGCGGCATGGTGGACCAGGTGGACGTGGGCGCCACGAGCGGCGAGAGCGACTCCGATTACGCTCGGCGCCGCGCCCGGCGCAGCTACGCCGAGGAGATTCAGGCCAAGGGGCGCCGCCGCAAGATGATCTTCTTCGGGGCGGTTGCCCTGCTCGTAGTAGTGGTGGCCGTTGTGGCGGGCACGGCGGCGTTCTTCGCCTGGTCCGATTCTCAGCTGTCCTTGGGCGACTCGAACGCCAAAGAGGCGCTGGCGGCTCCCGAGGAGGGCGCGCCCTATTACGCGCTGCTCGCCGCCGATCTCGCCAAGAACACGGCGGCTCCCTCCGCGTCTGACGAGGCCTACCTCGCCGTGCGCATCGACGAGGGCGCCCGCACGCTTACGTTCATCTCGCTGCCGCCCTCGGTGTCCGTGGAGCTTTCCGACGGCGAGCGCCACGCCCTGCGCGACGCCGCGTCGGTGGGCGGCGACGCAGAGCTTCTCCGGGCCGCCGGGTCGCTGCTCGGGGTTCAGTTCGCCCACTTCGCGTCCACCGATGCCGAGGGCCTCGCCTCCCTGGTCGATCTGGTGGGGGGCGTGCCCGTGGAGCTGTCCGAGGAGGTGGACGACCCCCGGGCCGGTATCCATGTGCTGGCCGCCGGAGCCCAGACGCTCGACGGCGCCCAGGCGCTCACGCTTCTGAGGGCGGCCAACTACAGCGATGCAATGGGAACGCAGGCGAAGATGCGGGCCCTGTTCACGGTGAATCTGGCCGAGCGCGCCACCTCGGGCGAGGGCCTTTCCTTCCCGAGCGTGATAGCCGACGGCGCGCCCTTCGTCTCCACGGACTGGACGAGCGGCCAGCTCATTTCCTTGGGCGATGCTCTCAGCCCCCTCACGGAAGCGACGGTGTATGCTGCCGTGGTTCCCGGGCGCCTTACGACTTCCGACGAGGGCGAGGAAACCTACGAGGTGTCCGACGAGGATCTCGCCGCGATGATGGAGGCGGTGAATGCGGGCAACTCGCCAGAGAGCTTCGAGGGCAACCTTGCCAATGTCGATCGCAGCCTCGTCACCGTGGAGGTGCGCAACGGCAGCGGCATTCAGGGAGCGGCGGCCCGCTGCGGCGAGCTTCTGACCTCGGCGGGCTACGACGTGAAATCCGTCGGCAACGTGGACGACGGCACGGTGTACCCCGAGACGCTCGTCATCTACAAGGACGAGGCCTTCGAAATCGCCGCCAAGGCCATCGTGAGCGACCTGTCTGCGGGGCGGGTGGTGAACGGCGGCGACTTCTACACCTTCGACACCAACGTTTTGGTGATCATCGGCACCGACTGGATCGGCTAG
- the lgt gene encoding prolipoprotein diacylglyceryl transferase: MLNEIYQGLDPIAFSLGPLVVRWYGLAYVLGFVCAAAIIYFVAKRWKLGMSEDNLLTLMVCAIVGVVLGARIGYVLFYGDGYYLSHPLEILAFNQGGMSFHGGLVGLLIGGAVAARMTRIPFLTLADLGSIAAPIGLFFGRCANFVNGELWGAPTDGPLGVVFGGAAGMMPRHPSQLYEAVLEGLVIFCVLFALSRKYPPRPQGTFLGAFLVLYGIFRFLIEFVREPDVQLGYLWGGWLTMGQVLSAPLIVAGIALLIYAARTRHPQAGPQEIQPPSVPGDAA; this comes from the coding sequence ATGCTGAACGAAATTTATCAGGGGCTCGACCCCATCGCCTTCTCGCTGGGGCCTCTGGTGGTGCGCTGGTACGGCCTGGCCTACGTGCTCGGGTTCGTCTGCGCCGCCGCCATCATCTACTTCGTGGCGAAGCGCTGGAAGCTCGGCATGAGCGAGGACAACCTGCTCACGCTCATGGTCTGCGCCATCGTCGGCGTGGTGCTGGGTGCGCGCATCGGATACGTGCTGTTCTACGGCGACGGCTACTACCTGTCCCATCCGCTGGAGATACTCGCGTTCAACCAGGGGGGCATGAGCTTCCATGGCGGTCTCGTGGGGCTGCTTATCGGCGGCGCCGTAGCTGCCCGTATGACGCGCATCCCGTTTCTCACGTTGGCCGACTTGGGATCCATTGCGGCGCCGATTGGCCTGTTCTTCGGCCGCTGCGCCAACTTCGTGAACGGCGAGCTGTGGGGCGCGCCCACCGACGGGCCGCTCGGCGTGGTGTTCGGCGGCGCGGCCGGCATGATGCCGCGGCATCCCAGCCAGCTCTACGAGGCGGTGCTGGAGGGGCTCGTCATCTTCTGCGTCCTGTTCGCGCTCTCGCGCAAGTACCCGCCGAGGCCCCAGGGCACCTTCCTCGGCGCATTTCTGGTGCTCTACGGCATCTTCCGCTTCCTCATCGAGTTCGTGCGCGAGCCCGACGTGCAACTGGGATACCTGTGGGGCGGCTGGCTCACCATGGGCCAAGTGCTCTCGGCGCCACTCATCGTGGCCGGCATCGCGCTGCTCATCTATGCGGCGAGGACGCGGCATCCCCAGGCCGGACCGCAGGAGATTCAGCCGCCGTCTGTCCCTGGCGATGCGGCTTAG
- the rpmE gene encoding 50S ribosomal protein L31: protein MKQGIHPEYVDCVVKCSCGNTFTTRSTKPELKIDICNACHPFYTGTQKLIDTGGRVQRFADRFGAAKDVVAEREAAKKAERAAQIAEREAAKKAEREAKAAAKAERAAAYAAKAAEEAARAEAQADVDAMEDAAAAGTAEEAPGVELTDAEVTEAVEAAE, encoded by the coding sequence ATGAAGCAAGGTATTCATCCGGAGTACGTGGACTGCGTCGTGAAGTGCAGCTGCGGCAACACCTTCACCACCCGCTCCACCAAGCCCGAGCTGAAGATCGACATCTGCAACGCCTGCCATCCGTTCTACACCGGCACCCAGAAGCTCATCGACACCGGTGGACGCGTCCAGCGCTTCGCCGACCGCTTCGGCGCCGCTAAGGACGTCGTGGCCGAGCGCGAGGCCGCCAAGAAGGCCGAGCGCGCCGCTCAGATCGCCGAGCGCGAGGCCGCCAAGAAGGCCGAGCGCGAGGCCAAGGCCGCCGCTAAGGCCGAGCGTGCCGCCGCCTATGCCGCCAAGGCCGCCGAGGAGGCCGCCCGTGCCGAGGCTCAGGCCGACGTTGACGCCATGGAAGACGCTGCTGCCGCCGGCACCGCCGAGGAGGCTCCCGGCGTGGAGCTGACCGACGCCGAGGTGACCGAGGCCGTGGAGGCCGCCGAGTAG
- a CDS encoding NifU family protein: protein MVEKSDVAAVLELIRPSLQADGGDVQLVDVSDDGVVTVELQGACKGCPMSQMTLANGVERILKERVPGVTSVVPAM from the coding sequence ATGGTTGAGAAGTCCGATGTGGCCGCGGTGCTGGAGCTGATCCGCCCGAGCCTGCAGGCCGACGGCGGCGACGTGCAGCTGGTGGACGTGTCCGACGACGGCGTCGTCACGGTGGAGCTGCAGGGCGCCTGCAAGGGCTGCCCCATGTCCCAGATGACGCTCGCCAATGGCGTCGAGCGCATCCTGAAGGAGCGCGTGCCCGGCGTTACCTCCGTGGTGCCGGCGATGTAG